TTAGATTTACGATAGTGCTCGACAGCATCCTCAAAGGCGACATTGAGGGTTGCTTCTTTGGCATGGGCTGTTTCGATCCGAGGTTGAATATGGGCTTTCTCATTGCTCAACTCGGAGCGCAGAGTCTCAGATGATCCCTCCCGTTCCACCAGGGTGCTCTTTTCAACTCTGATCCGATCCAACGCGGCTGTGGCTCCAAGTATCTTTTCCTCGGCAACCAGCAGGATCTGCTCAATGCCAATGCGTTCAGTATTGTGGGAATTGACATGTTCCTGTTGTTGCTGGTGATCAGTTTCAATACTTGTCAACTGTGTTTTGGCTTCCTCAACCCGTTTTTCCTCAAGGTTGACCTCTTCACCGCTAGCGCCATAGCCATCCTTGATTTGGGCAATTCTCTGGCGAATGGGAATAAGCTTATCCAGAACTTGATTGGTCTGATGGACTGCCATGGCGATCTCATCATCCTTTAATTGACTTTGAACACGATCGAATCTTTTGTATTTGGCTAACTGCCGTCGCAGACTTCCCACACTTTTTTCAACTTCAACGATGATATCATTCACTCGATTGAGATCATTCTCGGTTGAATCAAGACGACGCATGGACAAGCGACGTTGCTGTTTATATTTGTTGATGCCGGAAGCTTCCTCAATGAGTCGTCGGCGCTCTTCTTTACTTTCGCTAAGAATAGACTCAACCATCTTAAGCTCGATCACCGAATAAGCATCTGACCCCATCCCTGTGTCTACAAAAAGTTCATGAATATCTTTTAGCCGGCAGGCATTCTTATTGATAAAAAATTCACTGGCTCCATCTCGAAAGACCCGTCGGGTAATCACGACATCAGTATATTCTACGGGTAATAAACCCCTGTTATTATGAATGGTCAGAGAAACTTCAGCAAAGTTCACCTGTTTTCGTTTATCGGTTCCACTAAAGATGACATCATGCATATTCTGGCTACGCAACACAGAGGATTTCTGTTCACCCATGACCCAGCGAATGGCATCCACTACATTGGTTTTCCCACACCCATTAGGACCTACAATACAGGTCAAACCTTCTGCGAATTTCAGCTTGGTCGGTTCAGCGAAGGATTTGAATCCTTTTATAGCCAGATCAGATATATACATGTGGTGTTTCTATCTCCAATGACAGTTCCCAATGGTGGTTTCCATCGGGTACCGGGGTACTTTTATTAGCCAGGCGGCCAGATCATTGTTCTCCCGCCGAGAACATGCAGATGTAAATGGAATACAGTTTGACCAGCATTTTCGCCGTTGTTCATCACGAGCCTGAATCCGTCCTGCAATCCAGCCTCTGTTGCCAGGGTCGTTCCCAGATTAACCATTTTGCCCATAAGCAACTCATCATCTGCGGTCAGGGCTGCCGGTCCAGCAATATGTTTCTTGGGAATGATCAGTATATGGGTTGGTGCCTGGGGGCTGATATCATTGAACGCCAACATCTCAGCGTCTTCATAAAGCAATTTGGCAGGGATATCTCCAGCAATGATCTTACAAAAAATACAATCTTGTGTCATGCAACCTCCTCAATGGGGTTAAGCGGATTCTTGAAGCAGAGCTGACACCAAACCGGCTGCATGAATAGCAGCGGTTTCAGCCCGTAAACGTCTGGGTCCCAGACCCGTGAAAGTATAGTCGGAAACAGAGGCTAAATCAATTTCATCCTTTGACCAATCCCCTTCTGGACCGATCCATATTACTACCGATCCCGAACGTCTGATCAGCGTCTGATTGCTGGATATGAAGGTGCTGGTATCAGCGGCATAGCAAAAGAGATTCGTTACTGACCTGTTTGTTCTGACAAACCCCGGAAACCCGGTTAACTCGTGGATCACAGGCAGGAATGAACGTCGACTCTGTTTCATGGCAGCAATAGCAATCCGTTGTAATCTGCCATGATTCATGCCCTGCTTGACAGTATGCTCCGTAAGCAATGGTACGATCTGATGAACCCCCAATTCGGTGGCTTTCTCAACGATCAGATTCATGTGGTCGCCCTTCAGGTTGGCAATTGCCAGAATAATTTCACCTGTGAGCTCACCGCGACCTGGTTCTTCAGCAAGAACGGTTAGATCGAGCGTATCATTTCTGATGGTTTTTATCCGTGTTAAAGCGGCTGTTCCTCGTCCATCTACCACCCAAATCTGTGATCCAACTTTAAACCGACGAACTCGAATTAGATGATGATATTCTGAACCAGTCAGGGTTAGGCTTGTCAGCCCTTTTTGGAAGGTGGGCAAATATACTTGTTCACCAGTGATCACCGGTGGATGAATTCCATTGCGGCCTGGAAAAAGATACCCTTGTATATTTGACGAGAGTCGATCACCTGATCAAAACTGGCATAATCATATCCCAGCCGAAAGTTATAAGAAGCTCCCTGACCTGTTAGAATTCGTAAATGAACCCCACTTCGCACCAAGGGAGCAAGATCGGTCTCTACATGCTGCCACCGTTCAAATAGAGCTTCATCATCGGCAGTATTAAGTGCCAGAAGTGGGCCAGCCGCCACAAACCCACCTACCTGAGTGGAAGGATGCATGTTTTCCAGAAAGGGAAACCAGGTTATACCAGTCAACAATTTAACGAAACTCAAATTGCGGTTATTGATGGTTACGGGGCGATTGAAGTAGTCATAGTAGGCGAAGGTATCATTACTCTCAACCAGAGACCAATCCATTTCCAGATCAAGACTGAATGCCTCGCTGAAATGAAAGCTGTATAAGCCACCCAGGCTGCCTCCATAGCTCAGTATTTCCATATCCAGTCCCATTGTATTGTATTTCAGGGACTCCTGAGGTTGAGCATGAATAGGAATGGCAAGCGACAGTATGAAGAAAAATAAAGCGAATCGGGTGGGGTTCATTGATAGCGGATCATTTTTAGTTCATGATATTCTGCTTCACGAATAAAGCAGATCTCATCCATATAATTCTCTATAAAAAGTAGTCCGCGACCATTATAGCGCAACCGCTGACCCGGTTCAGTTGGATCTTTAAGACAATCACGATCAAAACCTAACCCCTTATCCCGGATCCGCAGCTCCAGATGGGAATCATAAAGGGTCATCTTGATGGAGACCTTCAGATCCGAGCCATTACCATTGCCATGCTTAATGGCATTGTTGACGCCCTCCTGCAGGGCGAGAATAATATCCTGACGAATGTCACTGGGATAGCTGGTAGTATTCAAAATATTTCTGGCAAAGTCCTGAACTCGTTCAATTTCCTTTATATCCGACGGGATGGTCAGAAAGTGGTCGAAGACTTGGTTATTGTTCAAATTCTTCACGGGGCGAATTATAAGATAAATAGGGGGTGATGACAAGGTTGTTCAACCATGCATACCAACTGTTATTATTTGTACTTCAGAGGTTGCGCATAGGTTCAAAATATCACCCTACGCTTTACACGCTACGGGAGACAAGTTTTACTGTTCTGTAAGCTTAAAATTTTATGTCTGCCTGCGTGGAGACCGACTTCAGCAGGTCAGGCGTTTATTCAACGTCCTTGAATTCAGCATCTTCAATGTCAGCTTCATCAACCCGGAGATGATTTTGTCTGTCATCGGTTTCTCCCTTGACCTGGTTGGGGTCGGTATCCACTATCTTGAGATTTCTTAACATCTTTCCCACTGATCTGAAGACAAAGTAAGCGACGAGTATAAGGAGCAGATAACGCATGGTTTCACCGTTTGATTGGGTTGTAGAATTTGGTCCCTTCAATGGGTTGTCGAATAGTTGCTAGGAGGTCTGCCAGATCATCCTGATCATTCACGAAATCAATATCTGTAGCGTTGATGATCAACAGGGGTGAGGCTTTGTAACGGAAAAAATATTCGTTATAAACTTGATTCAGAGCAGCGATATAATCACTATTGATATTGGACTCAAAGTCTCGGCCCCGTTTTCTAATATTATAGAGCAACCGATCCGTATCAGCTTGTAGATAGATAACCAAATCGGGATGGGTAATGGTTTCTTCCATCATTCCGGCAATTTTGTCATACAGACCCATCTCATTTTCATCCAGATTTAGATAGGCAAAAAGGCGATCCTTCTGAAACATATAATCGGTGATCAGCAACTTGGAGAAAAGTTCGGTTTGTCTCAGTTCCTGAAATTGACGATAGCGACTCAACAAAAAGAAAAGCTGGGTTTGAAAAGCATAACGTCTGCGATCACCATAAAAGGATGACAAAAACGGATTCTCTTCAAATTCTTCAAGCACCAGACGGGAGTCTAAATGTTGGGTAAGGCGTCTTGCCAAGCTTGTTTTTCCCACACCGATAACCCCTTCAATAGCGATATGATATAAGTTTCTCATACATCAATCCGCTCAGCAAGTGGAGTGATCGAGCACCTATCAGTGCATTCAGAGAGCAACCGTGCTATAGTTTTATCAGTAAGCGGATCCAGCATATTTGACGCGATCTCTGAAGCAGGCTCTAACACAAAACGACGCTCCCGGAAACGCGGATGGGGAATACTGAGGACCTTGTCTGACCAGATCTCTTTCCCGAATAGGATGATATCAAGATCCAGGATACGGGGACCTTTCGGTGTCTCTGAGATTCTGTCTCGACCCGCTTGACGTTCTATTTCCAACAGATTGTCCAGCACTTCCAGGGCATTCTGATCCGTCTCAAAATAAACAGTAGCATTTACAAAGGAAGCTTGACTGACTGGACCGACAGGCTGGGTAAGGTAGAGACTGCTCATTTGGACATGCTCATAATGTTCATTCAACTCTTTCACAGCTTTCTGAACCTGAACCCGGGGATCCTTCATATTTGAACCAACGCTAATGAGAACCGGGGTCATACATCTGCTTTCTTACGGGTGACCTCAACTTCCACATAATCCAAAACAGCATCAATGGGAACCTTCTTCTTGCGCAGGATTACAGTGATCTCTTCAACATCAAATTGTCGTACCAGGGCATCGGCCAGATGATCAGCCAGGGTTTCGATCAAATGAAATTTCTTGCCCGTTACCATTCCCTTCACCACGCCATAGACCGCCTGATAGTCCACAGCTTTATGTAAGGTATCTTCAGAGGCGCAACGAGCAAATGGGTAAGCAATGCGTACATCCACTTCAAACCGACCACCCAGTTCCTTCTCAAAATCCTGGACACCGTGATAGCCGTAAAATACAAGATTCTTGATGGTTAAAATTCCCATAGCACGGAAATCTACTTAGCTATTGTAAAATTACAAATGGCTTTCCATTTGAAATCTTAATTTGAACAACTCTGTACTAACCATTTCGGCTCTTCCCCCAAATGCGTACCTGAAGACGAGGATATTAGGGATATAAGGGTATAGAGGCTGTGTGAGAATAGGGACAACGCTTACCCCATGCTTTAGCTTGGGGGTATGATATCCTACTGTTTCTTTGGGCTTTAGCCCCGTATTGTTGGGCTAAAGCCGTCCTTTTTAATACTTTTAGAACCCCCAGGCTGAAGCCCGGGGTAAGTATCAATAGTAACAGTACGATACGTAGATAACTAAAGATAATATTAGCAAGCAATTATTCCGGCGCAATGAAGTTTCCACACAGCCTCTATAACCCTTATACCTTTATACCTTTGTACCCCAGTATATTTATTGACCCCAAATCTCAACGATTGTATCCAGGTATGCATTATTATGATGAACCACCATTCCATATATGGGCAACATGGAGCTGAATTTGGTATTAACCTTCGAGCATCATTCCATACGATGAACCAACACCACAACAATAATATCTCTTCAAAAGAAACGGCAGCTCCGGGGAAAAGCTGCCGCATGGGTCGGTGTTGTCAAACACCAGGATGAACAATCTGACCTGAGAAACATTTCTTTGTTAAATCTATTGACCTCCGCCTGATCTACAACCGGGGTAAGGCCTGGCTGAACACTGGACTATCAGAGTAGTATGAATAGGCATCCAAACCCCATGTTTGATAATGCTTGCCATCAAAATATACCAAGCTCTTGGGAAAACTTGGATTATCCAGGATCAGAGCTTCAGCGGTGGAGGAGATTGGGCTGTGCTGCAGGGTTAAAGAATCTATGCGCCATTTTTTCAGCCAGCTAAAATCATTGCCTAGTGTACCAAACTGTTTGCCAGCACCTATGACATAGTAATTCAAATCGTTGTTGTGCAGGAAAACGATACCCCGTTTACGGGAGGTCTTGCTAATCACCTGGATGGCAATATCAAATTCACCATCTCCATTAAAGTCACCCCGTTGAAAGAAGGGACTCATTGCAAAATACACTTCATAGGAATCAAAGAAGCCGCTACCGACCAAAGCTGTATAGATCCCTTTGGGAAGATCGTCATAGCGGGCTTCAAAAGGTTCGCTGGCAAAAGCAGTAAAACTGAGAATCAGGATCAGCAGGGTTGTTTGGGTCAGTCTGGTTTTCATTTTTCACCTCCGGGCTTTATTGTTCATCCGAGGTGAAGATACAAACTCTCAGGAGCCTTTCCATGGGGGCAACCCTGATTGTGTCATAGGGATTCCCTGACCAGGCTTATAAGCACGTTTTTGGAGAACAGGGTCTCAGGCTATTCCAGGGATGTCAGCCCTTCGCGGATAGCATATTTGGTAAGTTCTGGAATGGAATTCAATTTAAGTTTGGTCTTGATCTTGGCTCGATGGGCTTCCACTGTCTTGACGCTGATAAATAAGGTAGTGGCAATCTCTTGAGTTGGTTTGCCTTCAGCGATCAATTGCAAAACTTCCCGTTCCCGGCTAGACAATTCAGAGGTCTCGGTTTCCTGCACCAACTTGCCAACGTAATCATTAAGGACTGCATTGGAGATCTCCTCGCTGATATAGTAGCGATCCTGCAAAACCTCACGCACGGCTTGGATCAGTTCACTTCCGGCACAATCTTTCAGTAAATAACCTTTGGCACCGGCCTTGAGCATACCTGTCACGAAATGCCGGTCTGAATGCATTGAAAGGGCAATGACCTTTTGATTCGGGTTGTCATGCAGCACTTGACGAGTAGCCTCTATCCCATTGAGCTCAGGCATGGCAATGTCCATTATGATCACATCTACTGCCATTTTGCGAGCCAGCTTAACTACTTCGCGACCATTATCCGCCTGAGCAATGACCTTAAACTCCAATTCGCTATTCAGGATGGAAAGCAGACCCTCTCTGAAGAGCGTATGATCATCAGCTAAAATTATATTGACAGCCATTAAATTCCTTCCAATGAAACCGGTACAATCAAAGTGACAACGGTTCCACTACCTTCTTCCGATTGAATATCCAGGACCCCGCCAAGGTACTCGATCCTCTCTTTTATACTAAATAAACCGAAGCTGCCGGATTTGCGTTGTTCAGGGCTGAGCAGTGCTGTATCAAAACCCTTTCCATCGTCATGGATCTTGATCGTAAAAGAATATTTGGAGACCTGGATACTGATCAGAACCCGGCTGGCCTGAGCATGTTTCAGGATGTTCTTCAACACTTCATCGACGGATCGAAACAGAATAACCACCTGTTCATCCCGGAGGTTAATATTCTCAAGATTATGATCGTAGGCGGTTTCAATACCGGTTTCTTCGGTGAACTTCTCCAGTCGCCACTCCAATGCTTCGATCAGTCCCAGTTCGTGCAAAACAGGTGGACTCAATTCATAAGTAATGGAGCGGGTTTGTTTCACAGCATCACTTATATCTTTCTCAACGGCTTTCAGCTTTTGCTTAAGGTCTTCGTCTGAAGTAGCATTTAGAATGCCGGCCATTTTAATCTTAGCCATGGCCAGGCTTTGTCCCAGTTGGTCATGCAGTACAATAGCCAGATTGCGCCGTTGAGCTTCCTCAGATAGGATCAGGTCAGATGAAAGCCGTTTGAGCATGTTTTGATATTCCCAGACCTCAGCTTCAACTTTTTTTCGTTCAGAAATGTCGCGGGCAATAATCTGGACCGCCGGTTTCCCCTGATATAGTATGGAAATAGCTGATACTTCAACAGGAATCAATCGACCATCTTTTCGCTCATATACATCCTCAACGGAGAAGAGCTCTTCACTCTCGGTAAGCATGGTGATTTCCAGCTCTTTTGATATCTCGCGACGTGCTTCCTGAACCAGCTCTGAGGCTGTCCGCCCCAGGATCTCAGATGGGCTTTCCAGACCGAGGATGTCCAATAGTTTTTGATTTGCGTAGACGATAATGCCATCCACATGAATAGCAACTCCCTCACGAGCGAACTCAATGATCTTGTGATAATTCTCTTCTCCCTCGGTCAATGCACGACGGGAATTGGAATGCTGAAAATCGATAACAGAATGCCTCTTTGCCATTGTTCTTATTTACGTCTAAAAAGATAATGTCTTGAATAGTGGGAACAACTAAGTTTCGGCACCAGAGGGTGGATTACTGAAAGAATGGAGACGGGCGGCAGTCCATCTGCGCGTCTGCTACGACAGATAAATCTCTAGCCCTTAACCCATAATTTAAGGAAATCACTCCGCAGAGTTCATCTTGAACTCTATCGAAGGACTCGCGAATACATGCGGCAAAAAATTCGCTTAGTCCGATCCTTATTGGAGATACAGCATTTTAATCGTTTTACTATTATCTCCAACCATCAACCGACAAAAATATACTCCTGTGCTTACCTGCCTACCGTGGTCATCCATTCCTTGCCACTGGATATCATAACTTCCCGCTGGCTGTGAATCAGATAGGAGTCTCTGGATCAATTGACCAGATATGTCATAGATAGCTAGCGTCACCTCTACCTGACGGGGTAAACTGTATCTGATAGTTGTAATCGGATTGAATGGATTTGGGAAATTTTGTGACATCACAAATTGGGAAGCATTTAAAGTCGGCTCTTTAATGTCTGCTGGCCACTGTGCGGTAATGGCTGCACTTTCAGTATTCAGTTTATCCAGGCTGGAAATGACATATCGATATGAGTCAGTGATCTCATCTACATAAACTGTATCTGTCCCTGCTAAAATCGCCACAATATTTGCAGCATCTTCGGTATCAATTGGCAATTCGGCAGCACCGTATAAAACATAACCAGCAGTAGTATCCCCATCAGCAGCAGCAGGTGGTCTATCCCATGTTATTACATTATCACCCTCAAAGACATGCAGCACATTTAAGGGTGGATTGGGTGGCATATCATCTTTCCAGGACATGGGAGGGGTCAGTGCCGGATGTGCGTACAGATCATTTCTCAGGGAGTCAAGAAAGCCTTTGGGATTGTTGACGATTCCACTCCTGTAACGAAAATAAACACTACCCAGGCTACTTTCTGTCACCCGGTTCAGCCGGATCTGATTGGGTAGTTCATTTGCCGGCCAGTTATGCCAATCAGAAATTCGATAGGGAGCATGTCCCACATACAGATGCCGCTCCCCTGCTGTGACCGAGCTGGCCCACCAGGGCATGAGCAGCGCATAGTTCTGACCACCACCATGGGGC
This genomic interval from Candidatus Neomarinimicrobiota bacterium contains the following:
- a CDS encoding histidine triad nucleotide-binding protein translates to MTQDCIFCKIIAGDIPAKLLYEDAEMLAFNDISPQAPTHILIIPKKHIAGPAALTADDELLMGKMVNLGTTLATEAGLQDGFRLVMNNGENAGQTVFHLHLHVLGGRTMIWPPG
- a CDS encoding RsmE family RNA methyltransferase, whose protein sequence is MITGEQVYLPTFQKGLTSLTLTGSEYHHLIRVRRFKVGSQIWVVDGRGTAALTRIKTIRNDTLDLTVLAEEPGRGELTGEIILAIANLKGDHMNLIVEKATELGVHQIVPLLTEHTVKQGMNHGRLQRIAIAAMKQSRRSFLPVIHELTGFPGFVRTNRSVTNLFCYAADTSTFISSNQTLIRRSGSVVIWIGPEGDWSKDEIDLASVSDYTFTGLGPRRLRAETAAIHAAGLVSALLQESA
- a CDS encoding ATP-binding protein, whose product is MNNNQVFDHFLTIPSDIKEIERVQDFARNILNTTSYPSDIRQDIILALQEGVNNAIKHGNGNGSDLKVSIKMTLYDSHLELRIRDKGLGFDRDCLKDPTEPGQRLRYNGRGLLFIENYMDEICFIREAEYHELKMIRYQ
- a CDS encoding deoxynucleoside kinase codes for the protein MRNLYHIAIEGVIGVGKTSLARRLTQHLDSRLVLEEFEENPFLSSFYGDRRRYAFQTQLFFLLSRYRQFQELRQTELFSKLLITDYMFQKDRLFAYLNLDENEMGLYDKIAGMMEETITHPDLVIYLQADTDRLLYNIRKRGRDFESNINSDYIAALNQVYNEYFFRYKASPLLIINATDIDFVNDQDDLADLLATIRQPIEGTKFYNPIKR
- the folK gene encoding 2-amino-4-hydroxy-6-hydroxymethyldihydropteridine diphosphokinase, coding for MTPVLISVGSNMKDPRVQVQKAVKELNEHYEHVQMSSLYLTQPVGPVSQASFVNATVYFETDQNALEVLDNLLEIERQAGRDRISETPKGPRILDLDIILFGKEIWSDKVLSIPHPRFRERRFVLEPASEIASNMLDPLTDKTIARLLSECTDRCSITPLAERIDV
- the folB gene encoding dihydroneopterin aldolase is translated as MGILTIKNLVFYGYHGVQDFEKELGGRFEVDVRIAYPFARCASEDTLHKAVDYQAVYGVVKGMVTGKKFHLIETLADHLADALVRQFDVEEITVILRKKKVPIDAVLDYVEVEVTRKKADV
- a CDS encoding response regulator transcription factor; protein product: MAVNIILADDHTLFREGLLSILNSELEFKVIAQADNGREVVKLARKMAVDVIIMDIAMPELNGIEATRQVLHDNPNQKVIALSMHSDRHFVTGMLKAGAKGYLLKDCAGSELIQAVREVLQDRYYISEEISNAVLNDYVGKLVQETETSELSSREREVLQLIAEGKPTQEIATTLFISVKTVEAHRAKIKTKLKLNSIPELTKYAIREGLTSLE
- a CDS encoding PAS domain-containing sensor histidine kinase, coding for MAKRHSVIDFQHSNSRRALTEGEENYHKIIEFAREGVAIHVDGIIVYANQKLLDILGLESPSEILGRTASELVQEARREISKELEITMLTESEELFSVEDVYERKDGRLIPVEVSAISILYQGKPAVQIIARDISERKKVEAEVWEYQNMLKRLSSDLILSEEAQRRNLAIVLHDQLGQSLAMAKIKMAGILNATSDEDLKQKLKAVEKDISDAVKQTRSITYELSPPVLHELGLIEALEWRLEKFTEETGIETAYDHNLENINLRDEQVVILFRSVDEVLKNILKHAQASRVLISIQVSKYSFTIKIHDDGKGFDTALLSPEQRKSGSFGLFSIKERIEYLGGVLDIQSEEGSGTVVTLIVPVSLEGI